Proteins encoded within one genomic window of Panicum virgatum strain AP13 chromosome 1N, P.virgatum_v5, whole genome shotgun sequence:
- the LOC120655524 gene encoding AUGMIN subunit 6-like isoform X1 yields MATDREKEREAELESAMYTNCLLLGLDPAVLGSPSSAVARVGLFRHSNPRLGEQLLYFLLSSLRGPAQSAKDFDKVWPIFDSAQSREFRKIVQGIISELEQQGALPRSNSRVSSLATCCGPRFVELLWQLSVHALREVHRRTFAADVASNPLPAALTDVSYLHAAALLPVTKARIALERRKFLKNANIAVQRQTTWSNLAHEMTAEFRSLCAEEAYLQQELEKLQDMRNKAKLEGDLWDERLSSSSGQNSHLVSKATRLWESILARKGQHEVLASGPIEDLIAHREHRYQISGSQLLAAMDMSLSAPHSELLSARAGETSPILDKQEQISLLFQGKEEALSRPDDRNGRGQQTVDVAEILRRWTHALQRIHKQSLHLAKANDGEGPELLRSASDGETSTHADSLTATLAEHRQHLVSIQGLINQLKEAIPAMQHSIEELSEEVNSVSNSMDLLNSRLPLSASLGRSEQENSKEVSEITSKLSSTHLDKPGGSPALKLPSLFSLTPSSGKGTQTQKRNALIRQPSQEVTSEEKTLNVPSNKDQVNGSEHENDGYIAHDIRRSVREAALSKPLRNTDRPQDKNSDNGSEHFFIPLSAGAARKEMDAATNRRKQRPGLSSPQMKFPKSTSDLCYNADSPINASPVLLSEMNGHDPVSAMSFLDPVSGLAHQSFISDDALDQVFSPPLLLESTLFNDADEDLLAPLSEMDAALMEH; encoded by the exons atggcgacggaTCGGGAGAAGGAGCGCGAGGCGGAGCTAGAGAGCGCCATGTacaccaactgcctcctcctcggcctcgaTCCCGCCGTCCTCggctccccctcctccgccgtcgcccgcgtCGGCCTCTTCCGCCACTCCAACCCGCGCCTCGGCGAGCAGCTCCTCTACTTCCTCCTCTCCTCGCTTCGCGGCCCCGCGCAGTCCGCTAAG GACTTCGACAAGGTCTGGCCAATCTTCGACTCTGCTCAGTCCAGGGAGTTCAGGAAG ATCGTTCAAGGGATAATTAGCGAGCTGGAGCAGCAGGGGGCGCTGCCGAGGAGCAATTCCAGGGTCTCGTCACTTGCTACTTGCTGCGGCCCCAG ATTTGTTGAGCTTTTGTGGCAACTCTCTGTGCATGCCTTGAGAGAAGTTCACAGGAGAACTTTTGCAGCTGATGTTGCATCAAATCCACTTCCTGCAGCACTAACAGATGTTTCTTATCTTCATGCCGCTGCTTTACTCCCTGTGACCAAG GCAAGGATAGCTCTGGAGAGGCGTAAATTTCTGAAAAATGCAAACATAGCTGTCCAAAGGCAAACAACATGGTCAAATTTGGCCCATGAAATGACAGCTGAGTTCCGAAGTCTATGTGCTGAAGAG GCTTATTTGCAGCAAGAGTTAGAGAAACTACAAGATATGAGAAACAAAGCAAAACTTGAAGGTGACCTGTGGGATGAACGGCTCTCAAGCTCATCTGGGCAGAATTCTCATTTGGTTTCTAAGGCAACTCGTCTTTGGGAATCGATATTGGCTCGCAAAG GTCAACATGAGGTTTTAGCTTCTGGACCAATTGAAGATCTTATAGCACATAGGGAGCACAG ATACCAGATATCTGGATCTCAGTTATTAGCAGCCATGGATATGAGTTTAAGTGCTCCGCATTCTGAGTTATTATCAGCTCGAGCTGGTGAAACTTCTCCCATTTTGGACAAGCAAGAACAGATTTCTCTGCTATTCCAAGGAAAGGAAGAAGCCCTTTCAAGGCCAGATGATAGGAACGGACGTGGTCAACAAACTGTTGATGTAGCTGAAATTCTCCGCCGTTGGACTCATGCTTTACAGCGTATTCATAAACAGTCTCTTCATTTG GCCAAAGCAAATGACGGAGAGGGGCCAGAATTACTGAGGAGTGCATCTGATGGAGAGACCAGTACTCATGCTGACTCTTTAACTGCAACGTTAGCTGAACATCGCCAGCATTTAGTCAGTATCCAG GGTCTAATTAATCAACTAAAGGAAGCTATTCCAGCCATGCAGCATTCAATAGAAGAACTCTCAGAAGAAGTGAACAGTGTCAGTAACTCAATGGATCTTTTGAATTCCAGACTGCCGCTTTCTGCCAGCCTTGGAAGATCAGAA CAGGAAAACAGCAAGGAAGTTTCAGAGATTACTTCTAAGCTCTCTTCTACACACCTGGACAAGCCTGGGGGCAGTCCTGCTCTAAAGCTACCTTCATTATTTAGCCTAACTCCAAGTTCTGGAAAAGGAACACAGACGCAAAAACGGAATGCTCTAATACGCCAACCTAGCCAGGAGGTCACATCAGAAGAGAAAACACTTAATGTCCcctcaaataaagatcaagtgAATGGCTCAGAGCATG AAAATGATGGCTATATTGCTCATGATATTAGACGGTCTGTTCGTGAAGCTGCTCTGTCAAAGCCATTGAGGAATACAGATAGGCCACAAGATAAAAATAGTGACAATGGTTCAGAGCACTTCTTCATTCCGCTGTCAGCAGGTGCTGCAAGGAAGGAGATGGATGCAGCAACAAATCGACGGAAACAAAGACCAGGTTTATCGTCACCTCAGATGAAGTTCCCAAAGAGCACTAGTGACCTTTGCTACAACGCAGACAGCCCAATAAACGCAAGTCCAGTTCTGTTAAGTGAAATGAACGGACATGATCCTGTCAGCGCCATGAGCTTTCTTGACCCGGTCAGTGGTCTGGCACATCAGTCATTTATCAGTGATGATGCTCTTGATCAAGTGTTCTCCCCTCCTCTGTTGTTGGAATCTACGTTGTTCAATGATGCAGATGAGGACCTGCTTG CACCACTGTCAGAGATGGATGCAGCATTAATGGAACATTAG
- the LOC120655524 gene encoding AUGMIN subunit 6-like isoform X2, with product MATDREKEREAELESAMYTNCLLLGLDPAVLGSPSSAVARVGLFRHSNPRLGEQLLYFLLSSLRGPAQSAKDFDKVWPIFDSAQSREFRKIVQGIISELEQQGALPRSNSRVSSLATCCGPRFVELLWQLSVHALREVHRRTFAADVASNPLPAALTDVSYLHAAALLPVTKARIALERRKFLKNANIAVQRQTTWSNLAHEMTAEFRSLCAEEAYLQQELEKLQDMRNKAKLEGDLWDERLSSSSGQNSHLVSKATRLWESILARKGQHEVLASGPIEDLIAHREHRYQISGSQLLAAMDMSLSAPHSELLSARAGETSPILDKQEQISLLFQGKEEALSRPDDRNGRGQQTVDVAEILRRWTHALQRIHKQSLHLAKANDGEGPELLRSASDGETSTHADSLTATLAEHRQHLVSIQGLINQLKEAIPAMQHSIEELSEEVNSVSNSMDLLNSRLPLSASLGRSEENSKEVSEITSKLSSTHLDKPGGSPALKLPSLFSLTPSSGKGTQTQKRNALIRQPSQEVTSEEKTLNVPSNKDQVNGSEHENDGYIAHDIRRSVREAALSKPLRNTDRPQDKNSDNGSEHFFIPLSAGAARKEMDAATNRRKQRPGLSSPQMKFPKSTSDLCYNADSPINASPVLLSEMNGHDPVSAMSFLDPVSGLAHQSFISDDALDQVFSPPLLLESTLFNDADEDLLAPLSEMDAALMEH from the exons atggcgacggaTCGGGAGAAGGAGCGCGAGGCGGAGCTAGAGAGCGCCATGTacaccaactgcctcctcctcggcctcgaTCCCGCCGTCCTCggctccccctcctccgccgtcgcccgcgtCGGCCTCTTCCGCCACTCCAACCCGCGCCTCGGCGAGCAGCTCCTCTACTTCCTCCTCTCCTCGCTTCGCGGCCCCGCGCAGTCCGCTAAG GACTTCGACAAGGTCTGGCCAATCTTCGACTCTGCTCAGTCCAGGGAGTTCAGGAAG ATCGTTCAAGGGATAATTAGCGAGCTGGAGCAGCAGGGGGCGCTGCCGAGGAGCAATTCCAGGGTCTCGTCACTTGCTACTTGCTGCGGCCCCAG ATTTGTTGAGCTTTTGTGGCAACTCTCTGTGCATGCCTTGAGAGAAGTTCACAGGAGAACTTTTGCAGCTGATGTTGCATCAAATCCACTTCCTGCAGCACTAACAGATGTTTCTTATCTTCATGCCGCTGCTTTACTCCCTGTGACCAAG GCAAGGATAGCTCTGGAGAGGCGTAAATTTCTGAAAAATGCAAACATAGCTGTCCAAAGGCAAACAACATGGTCAAATTTGGCCCATGAAATGACAGCTGAGTTCCGAAGTCTATGTGCTGAAGAG GCTTATTTGCAGCAAGAGTTAGAGAAACTACAAGATATGAGAAACAAAGCAAAACTTGAAGGTGACCTGTGGGATGAACGGCTCTCAAGCTCATCTGGGCAGAATTCTCATTTGGTTTCTAAGGCAACTCGTCTTTGGGAATCGATATTGGCTCGCAAAG GTCAACATGAGGTTTTAGCTTCTGGACCAATTGAAGATCTTATAGCACATAGGGAGCACAG ATACCAGATATCTGGATCTCAGTTATTAGCAGCCATGGATATGAGTTTAAGTGCTCCGCATTCTGAGTTATTATCAGCTCGAGCTGGTGAAACTTCTCCCATTTTGGACAAGCAAGAACAGATTTCTCTGCTATTCCAAGGAAAGGAAGAAGCCCTTTCAAGGCCAGATGATAGGAACGGACGTGGTCAACAAACTGTTGATGTAGCTGAAATTCTCCGCCGTTGGACTCATGCTTTACAGCGTATTCATAAACAGTCTCTTCATTTG GCCAAAGCAAATGACGGAGAGGGGCCAGAATTACTGAGGAGTGCATCTGATGGAGAGACCAGTACTCATGCTGACTCTTTAACTGCAACGTTAGCTGAACATCGCCAGCATTTAGTCAGTATCCAG GGTCTAATTAATCAACTAAAGGAAGCTATTCCAGCCATGCAGCATTCAATAGAAGAACTCTCAGAAGAAGTGAACAGTGTCAGTAACTCAATGGATCTTTTGAATTCCAGACTGCCGCTTTCTGCCAGCCTTGGAAGATCAGAA GAAAACAGCAAGGAAGTTTCAGAGATTACTTCTAAGCTCTCTTCTACACACCTGGACAAGCCTGGGGGCAGTCCTGCTCTAAAGCTACCTTCATTATTTAGCCTAACTCCAAGTTCTGGAAAAGGAACACAGACGCAAAAACGGAATGCTCTAATACGCCAACCTAGCCAGGAGGTCACATCAGAAGAGAAAACACTTAATGTCCcctcaaataaagatcaagtgAATGGCTCAGAGCATG AAAATGATGGCTATATTGCTCATGATATTAGACGGTCTGTTCGTGAAGCTGCTCTGTCAAAGCCATTGAGGAATACAGATAGGCCACAAGATAAAAATAGTGACAATGGTTCAGAGCACTTCTTCATTCCGCTGTCAGCAGGTGCTGCAAGGAAGGAGATGGATGCAGCAACAAATCGACGGAAACAAAGACCAGGTTTATCGTCACCTCAGATGAAGTTCCCAAAGAGCACTAGTGACCTTTGCTACAACGCAGACAGCCCAATAAACGCAAGTCCAGTTCTGTTAAGTGAAATGAACGGACATGATCCTGTCAGCGCCATGAGCTTTCTTGACCCGGTCAGTGGTCTGGCACATCAGTCATTTATCAGTGATGATGCTCTTGATCAAGTGTTCTCCCCTCCTCTGTTGTTGGAATCTACGTTGTTCAATGATGCAGATGAGGACCTGCTTG CACCACTGTCAGAGATGGATGCAGCATTAATGGAACATTAG